In Flavobacterium sp. WV_118_3, one DNA window encodes the following:
- a CDS encoding glutaminyl-peptide cyclotransferase yields the protein MKKYNAFAFILLSSFFFSCDNGKKNEENLFSLDTTDLKEVYQPNESLQLGIKNAENKPVDSIVFYINNKIAGRVKGSEKFAFALKEQKLGYQNIKALVYSEGNANEVTGRIEVVSDVQPKLLSYKILNTYPHDIKAYTQGLEFYRDTLIESTGNGAGNGTGLRGISSLRKTDYKTGKVYKIVELPQNVFAEGTTVLNNTVYQLTYQNNEAYVYNADTFKKEKTFPYFKQMEGWGLSNDGKNLLMSDGTEKIWFVNPADFKEVDYINVYTAGSKIKAVNEMEWIDGKIYANIYTKDAIAIIDPKNGAVEAIVNLSDLKSKVTAHPDLDVLNGIAYNPKTKTIFVTGKNWDKMFEIKIEN from the coding sequence ATGAAAAAGTATAATGCATTCGCATTCATTTTATTAAGCTCTTTTTTCTTTTCGTGTGACAACGGAAAAAAAAATGAAGAAAATTTATTTAGCCTCGATACAACCGACTTAAAAGAGGTATACCAGCCCAATGAAAGCCTGCAATTGGGTATAAAAAATGCCGAAAACAAGCCTGTCGACTCTATTGTTTTTTATATCAACAACAAAATTGCAGGCCGTGTTAAAGGAAGTGAAAAATTCGCTTTTGCTTTAAAAGAACAAAAACTGGGGTATCAGAATATTAAAGCCTTGGTTTATTCGGAAGGAAATGCCAATGAAGTAACCGGCCGTATTGAAGTAGTATCGGATGTACAACCCAAGCTTTTAAGTTATAAAATCCTAAACACCTACCCGCATGACATCAAAGCCTATACACAGGGATTGGAATTTTACCGTGACACTTTAATTGAAAGTACCGGAAACGGTGCCGGAAACGGAACCGGATTACGCGGTATTTCCAGTTTACGCAAAACCGATTATAAAACCGGAAAAGTATATAAGATTGTCGAATTACCTCAAAATGTATTTGCAGAAGGTACAACCGTATTAAACAATACGGTATATCAACTTACGTATCAGAATAACGAAGCCTACGTTTATAATGCCGACACCTTTAAAAAAGAAAAAACCTTCCCTTATTTTAAACAAATGGAAGGATGGGGATTATCGAACGACGGTAAAAACCTTTTAATGTCGGACGGCACCGAAAAAATCTGGTTTGTAAATCCGGCAGACTTTAAGGAAGTGGACTATATTAATGTGTATACGGCCGGTTCTAAAATTAAAGCGGTAAACGAAATGGAATGGATTGACGGTAAAATTTACGCCAATATCTATACCAAAGATGCCATTGCGATTATTGATCCGAAAAATGGTGCGGTAGAAGCTATTGTAAATCTTAGCGATCTTAAATCGAAAGTAACGGCACATCCGGATCTTGACGTTTTAAACGGAATCGCTTACAATCCAAAAACCAAAACCATTTTTGTGACCGGTAAAAACTGGGATAAAATGTTTGAAATTAAAATCGAAAACTAA
- a CDS encoding HD domain-containing protein, producing MNDTFTIDDLQDLWQKVSLLHSGQTYGGQNKGEKIEYINHIGSVVFEIINASKNTLDFDVALAVKCALLHDTIEDTDLSIEELEKDYGKPVLEGVLALTKNTQLERELQMLDSLNRIKAQPKEIWAVKMADRICNLYAQPYYWDQSKKEKYREEAKVIYTYLKDGNAYLAKRLLDKIDLYKNKY from the coding sequence ATGAACGATACGTTTACCATTGATGATTTACAAGACTTATGGCAAAAAGTTAGCCTTTTACATAGCGGACAAACCTATGGCGGGCAAAATAAAGGCGAAAAAATCGAATACATCAATCATATCGGTAGTGTTGTATTCGAAATTATAAATGCTTCAAAAAATACTTTAGACTTCGACGTAGCGCTTGCCGTAAAATGTGCTCTTTTACACGATACCATAGAAGATACCGATCTTAGTATCGAAGAATTGGAAAAAGACTATGGGAAACCGGTTCTGGAAGGCGTACTGGCCTTAACCAAAAACACGCAGCTTGAAAGAGAACTTCAAATGCTTGATAGTTTAAACCGGATAAAAGCACAACCCAAAGAAATCTGGGCGGTTAAAATGGCCGATAGAATTTGTAATTTATATGCGCAACCCTATTATTGGGACCAATCGAAAAAGGAAAAATACCGTGAAGAAGCAAAAGTTATTTATACCTATTTAAAAGACGGCAACGCCTATTTGGCAAAAAGACTATTAGACAAAATAGATCTTTACAAAAATAAATACTAA
- a CDS encoding thioredoxin-like domain-containing protein: protein MFAHIKNVLLPLSTVLICSLTSCNKKFESDNYTAYFGGEIINPLSRYVLLCKDNKVLDTLILDEKNRFFKKFDSLTPGMYTFRHDPEYQYIYFDKNDSLMVRINTGDFDNSIVFCGRGDQKNNFLMEMYLKNESDKNNMFDLFDRNYDQFSKSIDSIYARKKAFYLRKKTEINWDDKFDLYAKASLDFNHLAKKEIYPFAHERRTGEVVSTKLPKDYYNFRKEIDFNNAQLTNYSPFVRYLTAMLNNVAYSEADNTFNLEETAIENNIKKLNIADTLFKNEKIKNSVLNNIAFMYLLEDQNMHNKKKFFDRYSQLSTDNSGHNEIKKIGDAIQMLTEGKKLPDADLINEKGEKIDLNSITDGKQTVLFFWTSNAKAHMVTVHKKVNELKKKHPNLHFVSINVDDSEQEWKQILSQYAFENTTELHSANFEALKDHWVITKIQRTILLQPNGMIKNAFISLFDSDFEKNLK from the coding sequence ATGTTTGCCCATATAAAAAACGTACTCCTCCCGCTATCTACAGTGCTGATTTGCTCCCTTACTTCCTGTAACAAGAAGTTTGAAAGCGATAATTATACAGCCTATTTTGGAGGAGAAATAATCAATCCTCTTAGTCGTTATGTCCTTTTATGTAAAGATAATAAGGTACTTGACACGCTTATCTTAGACGAAAAAAACCGTTTTTTTAAGAAATTTGATTCTTTAACGCCGGGTATGTATACGTTTCGTCATGATCCGGAATACCAATATATCTATTTTGACAAAAACGACAGTCTGATGGTTCGTATTAATACGGGCGATTTTGACAATTCGATTGTTTTTTGCGGACGTGGCGATCAAAAAAACAACTTCCTGATGGAAATGTATCTGAAAAACGAATCGGATAAAAATAATATGTTTGATCTTTTTGACAGAAATTACGATCAATTCTCAAAAAGTATTGATTCCATTTATGCCCGTAAAAAAGCCTTTTATCTTCGTAAAAAAACAGAAATTAACTGGGATGACAAATTCGATCTGTATGCCAAAGCGAGTTTAGACTTTAACCATTTGGCAAAAAAAGAAATTTATCCGTTTGCACACGAACGCCGTACCGGTGAAGTTGTAAGCACCAAATTACCTAAAGATTATTACAACTTCCGTAAGGAAATTGACTTTAATAACGCCCAGCTCACCAATTATTCGCCTTTTGTACGCTATCTGACTGCCATGTTAAACAATGTAGCCTATTCGGAAGCCGATAATACCTTTAATCTGGAAGAAACGGCTATTGAAAACAACATCAAAAAACTGAATATTGCCGATACCTTGTTTAAAAACGAGAAGATTAAAAATAGCGTACTAAACAATATTGCTTTTATGTACCTGTTGGAAGATCAGAATATGCACAACAAAAAGAAATTTTTTGACCGCTATTCACAATTATCGACCGACAACAGTGGGCATAATGAAATCAAGAAAATTGGTGATGCCATCCAAATGCTGACGGAAGGAAAAAAATTGCCTGATGCGGATTTGATCAACGAAAAAGGCGAAAAAATCGACCTGAATTCGATAACCGATGGTAAACAGACGGTACTGTTTTTCTGGACATCCAATGCCAAAGCCCATATGGTAACCGTACACAAAAAGGTAAACGAATTAAAAAAGAAACATCCAAACCTGCATTTTGTTTCGATCAATGTGGATGATTCCGAACAGGAATGGAAACAAATACTATCGCAATATGCCTTTGAAAACACTACGGAATTGCATTCGGCAAATTTCGAAGCTTTAAAAGACCATTGGGTGATTACGAAAATACAACGGACGATCCTACTCCAGCCAAATGGTATGATCAAAAATGCTTTTATCAGTCTTTTTGATTCCGATTTTGAAAAGAACCTTAAATAA
- the fsa gene encoding fructose-6-phosphate aldolase yields the protein MKFFIDTANLEQIKEAQALGVLDGVTTNPSLMAKEGITGKDNILKHYVDICNIVDGDVSAEVIATDYEGMVREGEELAELHEQIVVKIPMTKEGIKACKYFSDRGIKTNVTLVFSAGQALLAAKAGATYVSPFLGRLDDVSTDGLNLIDEIRLIYDNYAYETQILAASVRHTMHVVNCAKIGADVMTGPLSSILGLLKHPLTDIGLAQFLADYEKGNK from the coding sequence ATGAAATTTTTTATTGACACGGCTAATTTAGAGCAAATTAAAGAAGCGCAAGCTTTGGGAGTATTGGATGGTGTAACAACTAATCCGTCGCTAATGGCCAAAGAGGGAATCACCGGAAAAGACAATATTTTAAAACACTATGTAGACATTTGTAACATTGTAGACGGTGACGTAAGTGCGGAAGTAATTGCTACCGATTACGAAGGAATGGTTCGGGAAGGCGAAGAATTGGCGGAACTACACGAACAGATTGTAGTGAAAATCCCAATGACCAAAGAAGGAATCAAAGCGTGTAAATATTTTTCAGATCGCGGTATTAAAACAAACGTAACTTTGGTATTCTCTGCTGGTCAGGCTTTATTGGCGGCCAAAGCAGGAGCAACATATGTTTCGCCTTTCTTAGGTCGTTTGGACGATGTTTCGACAGATGGTTTAAATCTGATTGACGAAATCCGTTTGATCTATGATAACTATGCGTACGAAACACAAATCCTGGCTGCTTCTGTTCGTCATACGATGCACGTGGTAAATTGTGCGAAGATCGGAGCTGATGTTATGACAGGACCATTGTCGTCAATCTTAGGATTGTTAAAACACCCGCTTACCGATATCGGTTTAGCGCAGTTTTTAGCAGACTACGAGAAAGGAAATAAATAA
- a CDS encoding SDR family oxidoreductase: MGKVVLITGGSSGIGKAIGELLFQKGYTVYGTSRNPEKIQQTLFPLLAMDVRHADTIRMAVDTIVAKEGRLDVLINNAGVGITGPLEEIPGDEIRNNFETNLFGPIEVMKAVLPSMRKQQSGLIINVTSIAGYMGLPYRSVYSASKGALELITEALRMEVKAFGVHITNVAPGDFATNIASGRYHAPLIKGSAYEIPYGNTLSMMNDHVDSGSDPGQMAAAVYAILQNPNPKIHYKVGAFMQKFSIVLKRVLPDKVYEKLLMNHYKL, encoded by the coding sequence ATGGGAAAAGTGGTTTTAATTACCGGAGGCTCGTCGGGCATCGGAAAAGCCATAGGCGAATTATTATTTCAAAAAGGATATACCGTTTACGGAACCAGTAGAAACCCCGAAAAGATACAGCAAACGCTTTTTCCGTTACTGGCTATGGATGTGCGCCATGCTGATACCATTCGTATGGCTGTCGATACCATCGTAGCCAAAGAAGGACGATTAGACGTGTTGATCAACAACGCGGGAGTGGGAATTACCGGTCCGTTGGAAGAAATTCCGGGCGATGAAATCCGCAATAATTTTGAAACCAATCTTTTTGGTCCGATCGAAGTGATGAAGGCTGTTTTACCCTCGATGCGCAAGCAGCAATCAGGATTGATCATTAATGTGACGTCTATTGCCGGTTATATGGGATTGCCGTACAGAAGTGTGTATTCGGCCTCAAAAGGCGCATTGGAATTGATCACAGAAGCGCTTCGTATGGAAGTAAAAGCTTTTGGAGTTCATATCACCAATGTAGCACCGGGCGATTTTGCCACCAATATCGCTTCGGGACGTTATCATGCGCCGTTGATTAAAGGATCGGCTTATGAAATTCCGTATGGGAATACGTTAAGTATGATGAATGATCATGTCGATAGCGGTAGCGATCCCGGGCAAATGGCTGCGGCGGTATATGCGATTCTTCAAAATCCAAATCCGAAGATCCATTATAAGGTGGGTGCTTTTATGCAAAAGTTTTCGATCGTTTTAAAACGGGTACTTCCGGATAAAGTATACGAAAAGTTATTAATGAACCATTATAAGTTGTAA
- a CDS encoding fibronectin type III domain-containing protein produces the protein MKKMYLLLLLVVSLTAGAQTLYPYLQNVTPTSVYVTWKTESNTESIVEYGTAANDLNVTVTGNTNIFTDSGYPGNYFYHNVKLINLAPNTKYYYKIKTGTSVSDVYSFKTLPNPGQAATPDGHIRFLIMGDNQLKAVPRYDSLVSAAKRKVREKWGANLSPEDNIAMTFMVGDQVDVGTLDHYEHVHFKKNRGLSGNIPIQTTVGNHETYGTLGMQSYYDHFYISELSYKGISSGTENYYAQQAGNVLFISMSSEHTGAAQMNWLQQVVAAANTDPTVDWIFSLSHRPYQAEQYVGDISTWVRNTAVPFLTTSSKYIMHIGAHHHLYHRGQLKNSPAYNIISGGTAWDQYWGMSSEEDFEDVQKTICNWIYQIVDIDVVNGKMNVESYSIGSVDGWKNNQLMDEFHRYKNKPAPEKPSIENTFTGSVTLPLTLNGSAYTTTSGELLNTTQFQISKTADFNIITKEVYRDFENLYGMYQTKRDSTVDRNLGVDITKMTLGANSIPNGQYYLKLRYRDRNLEWSPWSDVKTFTVTGSNVVNTAIVTDATTYAQNSVIKVNYTDAPASTSTWIGLYKDSQTPGSSSPSQTWQYTNGNPNGVITFTNGLPNKGRYYAAIFSNGGYTEIAPRQYFYVGPVPTVTTDQEEYAVGMPVTVTFANGPQLANDWIGIYKMGHIPGQVTATAYQYVTTASGAKTFTNLPTGYYYAEYFLQDGYNAIGNKAFFKVGNLVTELWINKPVYDLGEQIVASWTDAPGIVKDWLGIYHEGENPNIDPLLSYTYFNGQAEGTLALTGTALPTETGNYFLVMFTNDSYNEVSNRVSFEVVDSTLGGDKFKIDNGLKVYPNPTNNTNQTIVQSDYPIDLIEVFNTEGKLMYATKNVNNNKYSLITQDLPTGVYILKIHSRKLFTAKLIVK, from the coding sequence ATGAAAAAAATGTACTTGTTACTGCTCCTGGTGGTCAGCCTGACCGCCGGGGCGCAAACGCTGTATCCGTATTTACAGAACGTCACGCCCACCTCGGTTTATGTGACCTGGAAAACCGAAAGTAATACGGAATCGATTGTGGAATATGGAACGGCTGCAAACGATCTGAATGTTACCGTTACCGGAAACACCAACATTTTTACCGATTCCGGCTATCCCGGAAATTATTTCTACCACAATGTTAAGTTGATCAACTTAGCGCCCAACACCAAGTATTATTACAAAATTAAAACCGGTACTTCCGTTTCGGACGTGTATTCGTTTAAAACGCTTCCTAATCCGGGACAAGCTGCTACACCTGACGGCCATATCCGTTTCCTGATTATGGGCGATAATCAGCTAAAAGCCGTACCGCGTTATGATTCACTGGTTTCGGCTGCAAAGCGTAAAGTACGTGAAAAATGGGGTGCTAACCTATCACCGGAAGATAATATCGCGATGACATTTATGGTGGGCGATCAGGTGGATGTGGGAACATTGGATCATTATGAGCATGTTCACTTTAAAAAGAATCGCGGTTTGTCGGGTAATATTCCGATTCAGACTACCGTTGGAAATCACGAAACTTATGGTACTCTGGGAATGCAATCGTATTATGATCATTTCTATATCAGTGAGTTATCTTATAAAGGAATTTCATCCGGAACAGAAAATTATTATGCGCAACAAGCTGGAAACGTATTGTTTATCAGTATGAGTTCGGAGCATACCGGAGCCGCTCAGATGAATTGGTTACAACAGGTTGTTGCTGCTGCAAATACCGATCCTACGGTGGACTGGATTTTTTCGTTAAGTCACCGTCCGTACCAGGCAGAACAATACGTAGGGGATATTTCGACCTGGGTACGCAATACTGCGGTGCCGTTTTTAACCACTTCGTCCAAATATATTATGCATATCGGGGCGCACCATCATTTATACCACCGTGGTCAGTTAAAAAATTCGCCGGCTTATAATATTATATCCGGAGGAACGGCCTGGGATCAGTATTGGGGAATGTCTTCCGAAGAGGATTTTGAAGACGTACAGAAGACCATTTGTAACTGGATTTATCAAATTGTGGATATCGATGTGGTCAATGGTAAAATGAATGTGGAAAGTTATTCGATCGGAAGTGTGGACGGTTGGAAAAACAACCAGCTTATGGACGAATTCCACCGCTATAAAAACAAACCGGCTCCCGAAAAACCGAGTATCGAGAATACGTTTACCGGAAGTGTAACCTTACCTTTAACGTTAAATGGAAGCGCTTATACGACAACTTCGGGTGAGTTATTGAATACCACACAGTTTCAGATTTCAAAAACCGCCGATTTTAATATCATCACAAAAGAAGTGTACCGCGATTTTGAAAATTTATACGGAATGTACCAAACCAAAAGGGATTCTACCGTTGATCGCAATTTAGGGGTTGATATTACTAAAATGACATTAGGTGCCAATTCGATTCCAAACGGACAATATTATCTGAAGCTACGGTACCGTGATCGCAATTTGGAATGGTCACCGTGGAGTGATGTAAAAACATTTACGGTTACCGGTAGTAATGTTGTAAATACCGCTATTGTTACCGATGCGACAACCTATGCACAAAATAGTGTAATTAAAGTGAATTATACCGATGCTCCGGCTAGTACGTCAACATGGATCGGATTATATAAAGACAGTCAGACGCCGGGGTCATCTTCGCCATCGCAAACCTGGCAGTATACCAATGGAAATCCAAATGGAGTTATCACTTTTACGAATGGTTTACCGAATAAAGGACGTTATTATGCGGCTATTTTTTCGAATGGAGGCTATACTGAAATCGCACCACGTCAGTATTTTTATGTCGGACCGGTCCCAACGGTTACGACCGATCAGGAAGAATATGCTGTAGGAATGCCGGTTACCGTTACGTTTGCTAACGGACCGCAATTGGCAAATGACTGGATCGGAATTTATAAAATGGGACATATTCCGGGGCAAGTTACGGCTACAGCTTATCAATATGTGACAACGGCTTCCGGAGCAAAGACCTTTACCAATTTACCAACCGGATATTATTATGCCGAATATTTTTTACAGGATGGTTATAATGCCATTGGAAATAAAGCTTTCTTTAAAGTTGGAAATCTGGTAACCGAATTATGGATTAACAAACCGGTTTACGATTTAGGAGAACAAATTGTAGCTTCCTGGACCGATGCACCAGGGATTGTAAAAGACTGGTTGGGAATTTATCACGAAGGAGAAAATCCAAATATCGATCCGTTGTTGAGTTATACCTACTTTAACGGTCAGGCGGAAGGAACCCTCGCGTTAACCGGAACGGCTTTACCTACAGAAACCGGAAATTACTTTCTGGTAATGTTTACCAACGATTCGTATAACGAAGTGTCCAACCGTGTTTCGTTTGAAGTGGTTGACAGCACTTTAGGCGGTGATAAATTTAAAATTGACAACGGACTAAAAGTGTATCCAAATCCAACGAATAATACAAATCAGACGATTGTACAATCGGATTATCCGATCGATCTGATCGAGGTTTTTAATACCGAAGGAAAATTAATGTATGCGACGAAAAACGTCAATAACAATAAATATTCATTGATCACTCAGGATTTGCCAACCGGTGTTTATATCCTGAAAATTCATTCCCGAAAATTGTTTACAGCCAAGCTTATCGTTAAATAG
- a CDS encoding pirin family protein, which translates to MSNIQLIIEERAANIGNFMVGRLLPFREKRTVGPFAFIDHMGPAYLKEYQNLDVAPHPHIGLSTLTYLFEGSIMHKDSLGTEIEIQPGAVNWMTAGKGIVHSERTPQYLRTSDKVLHGLQIWVALPKELEQMEPSFVHVDKEDLPHWEENGLSFKLIAGEAFGRKSGVPVYSPLYFIEIKSTSAQKVSIGNDLYGESALYILEGSIKSDGNTFDPKQILIAKDSTLCEFEMGENTTVYIFGGEAFPEERFIFWNFVASDKALIEAAKERWEKQEFPKVPGETEFVPLPSPPKF; encoded by the coding sequence ATGTCTAATATTCAATTGATCATAGAAGAGCGCGCTGCCAATATTGGTAACTTTATGGTAGGGCGCCTCTTACCCTTTCGCGAAAAACGAACGGTTGGTCCTTTTGCTTTTATCGACCATATGGGTCCGGCGTATTTAAAAGAGTATCAAAACCTTGATGTGGCGCCGCATCCGCATATTGGCTTATCGACTTTAACCTATTTGTTTGAAGGTAGTATTATGCACAAAGACAGTCTGGGTACGGAAATTGAAATTCAACCGGGTGCTGTAAACTGGATGACTGCCGGAAAGGGAATTGTACATTCAGAAAGAACACCGCAGTATTTGCGAACATCGGATAAAGTACTACACGGATTACAAATTTGGGTCGCTTTGCCAAAAGAACTGGAACAAATGGAACCGTCATTTGTACATGTCGACAAAGAAGATTTGCCGCATTGGGAAGAAAACGGACTTTCTTTTAAACTGATAGCCGGAGAAGCTTTTGGTCGCAAATCAGGCGTACCGGTTTACAGTCCGTTGTATTTTATAGAAATTAAAAGTACATCGGCACAAAAAGTAAGCATCGGAAACGATTTATATGGCGAAAGCGCCCTATATATACTCGAAGGCAGCATTAAAAGTGACGGAAACACCTTTGATCCGAAACAAATCCTGATCGCAAAAGACAGTACGCTTTGCGAATTTGAAATGGGCGAAAACACCACCGTTTATATTTTTGGAGGTGAAGCCTTTCCTGAAGAACGTTTTATTTTCTGGAATTTTGTAGCTTCCGACAAAGCCCTGATCGAAGCCGCCAAAGAACGTTGGGAAAAACAGGAATTCCCGAAAGTTCCGGGAGAAACCGAGTTTGTACCATTACCGTCACCACCTAAATTTTAA
- a CDS encoding GNAT family N-acetyltransferase: protein MIIEQTNDDKKGFFKAISDGKEAGLMTYSWAGADKIIIDHTEVNPDFKGQNVGKNMVMEAVAFARNKHIKIMPLCPFAKSVFDKNQDIHDVLF, encoded by the coding sequence ATGATCATAGAACAAACCAACGACGACAAAAAAGGCTTTTTTAAAGCCATTTCCGACGGAAAAGAAGCCGGATTAATGACGTATAGCTGGGCCGGAGCAGACAAAATTATCATCGACCATACCGAAGTAAATCCGGATTTTAAAGGACAGAATGTAGGGAAAAACATGGTGATGGAAGCCGTAGCTTTTGCCCGAAACAAACATATTAAAATCATGCCGCTATGTCCGTTTGCCAAAAGCGTTTTTGATAAAAATCAGGACATTCACGATGTGTTATTTTAA
- a CDS encoding OsmC family protein, with product MESITAQIGKDRYTTTIMARKHHLISDEPEEMGGQDLGFAPQELFAAALASCTIITLRMYADRKGWDVESIAIDVTFDRDAAANVTRLERKIEFTGNLDQTQKERLKVIANSCPIHKTLTNPIEITTTVQ from the coding sequence ATGGAAAGCATCACGGCACAAATTGGAAAAGATCGTTATACCACGACAATAATGGCCCGGAAGCACCATCTTATTTCGGACGAACCGGAAGAAATGGGTGGACAGGATCTCGGATTCGCGCCACAGGAATTATTTGCAGCAGCTCTTGCCAGTTGTACCATTATTACGCTTCGAATGTATGCCGATCGCAAAGGTTGGGATGTCGAATCAATAGCTATCGACGTTACTTTCGATCGTGATGCGGCTGCGAACGTAACCCGATTGGAACGCAAAATTGAGTTTACCGGAAATCTGGACCAAACTCAGAAAGAACGTTTAAAAGTGATTGCCAACAGTTGCCCGATACACAAAACATTGACCAATCCTATAGAAATTACAACAACCGTACAGTAA
- a CDS encoding ATP-binding cassette domain-containing protein codes for MLTVSNLSVQFGKRILFDEVNVTFTQGNCYGIIGANGAGKSTFLKILAGEIDPTSGRVILEPGKRMSVLNQNHNMFDEHTVLETVMMGNKTLFAVKKEMDELYLDYKDENAERIGELQVQFEEMNGWNADSDAAAMLSNLGISEEHHYTLMGEMDAKLKVRVLLAQALFGSPDVLIMDEPTNDLDFETIGWLEHFLANYDNTVLVVSHDRHFLDAVCTHVSDIDFGKINHYSGNYTFWYESSQLAAKQRAQQNKKAEEKKAELEEFIRRFSANVAKSKQATSRKKMIDKLNLDEIKPSSRRYPAIIFDQEREAGDQILNVQNLSASIEGESLFKNVDLNMAKGDKIVVFSKDSRATTAFYEILNGNMTPDSGVVEWGITTSQSYLPADNHSFFENDLTLVDWLRQWAKTEPERDEVYVRGFLGKMIFSGEEALKTGRVLSGGEKVRCMLSRMMMLRANVLMLDEPTNHLDLESITAFNNSLKNFKGSVLFTTHDHEFAQTVANRVLEITPNGVIDRYMTFDDYLDDPKIKELRQKMYTV; via the coding sequence ATGTTAACAGTTTCAAATTTATCCGTTCAGTTTGGTAAACGAATTTTGTTCGACGAAGTAAATGTAACCTTTACGCAAGGTAACTGTTACGGGATCATCGGGGCTAACGGAGCAGGAAAATCAACTTTTTTAAAGATATTGGCAGGAGAGATCGATCCTACATCCGGACGCGTAATACTGGAGCCGGGGAAAAGGATGTCGGTTTTAAACCAGAACCACAATATGTTTGATGAGCATACTGTCCTTGAAACGGTTATGATGGGTAATAAGACGTTATTTGCCGTTAAAAAGGAAATGGACGAATTGTACCTGGATTATAAAGATGAAAACGCCGAAAGAATTGGTGAGCTTCAGGTGCAGTTTGAGGAAATGAACGGATGGAATGCCGATTCAGATGCGGCTGCCATGTTGTCGAATTTAGGTATTTCGGAAGAACACCACTATACGCTAATGGGCGAAATGGACGCCAAATTAAAAGTTCGTGTCCTTTTGGCGCAGGCTTTATTCGGAAGTCCTGACGTTCTGATCATGGATGAGCCTACCAATGACCTGGATTTTGAAACCATCGGATGGTTGGAGCATTTCCTGGCAAATTATGACAATACAGTATTGGTGGTATCGCACGACCGTCACTTTTTGGATGCGGTTTGTACACACGTGTCGGATATTGACTTTGGAAAAATCAATCATTATTCCGGTAACTATACATTCTGGTACGAATCGAGTCAGTTAGCAGCCAAACAAAGAGCACAGCAAAATAAGAAGGCCGAAGAGAAAAAAGCCGAATTAGAAGAGTTTATCCGTCGTTTTAGCGCGAACGTTGCGAAGTCAAAACAGGCAACTTCCCGTAAAAAAATGATCGATAAATTAAATTTGGATGAAATCAAACCGTCAAGTCGTCGTTATCCGGCGATCATTTTCGATCAGGAGCGTGAAGCTGGGGATCAAATCCTAAACGTACAAAATTTAAGCGCATCTATCGAAGGAGAATCCTTGTTTAAGAATGTGGACTTAAATATGGCAAAAGGAGATAAAATCGTGGTTTTCTCAAAAGATTCCCGTGCTACAACAGCTTTTTATGAGATTTTAAACGGAAATATGACACCGGATTCCGGAGTAGTAGAATGGGGGATTACGACTTCTCAATCGTATTTACCGGCCGATAATCACAGTTTCTTTGAAAACGATCTTACGTTGGTGGATTGGTTGCGTCAGTGGGCCAAAACTGAACCGGAAAGAGACGAAGTTTATGTTCGTGGTTTCTTAGGAAAAATGATTTTCTCGGGTGAGGAAGCGTTGAAAACGGGTCGTGTTTTGTCCGGAGGTGAAAAAGTACGTTGTATGCTTTCCCGAATGATGATGTTGCGTGCTAACGTGTTGATGTTGGACGAACCAACAAATCACCTGGATTTGGAATCGATTACGGCTTTTAACAACTCGTTGAAAAACTTTAAAGGTTCGGTGTTGTTTACCACGCATGACCACGAATTTGCGCAAACCGTTGCAAACCGTGTGTTAGAGATCACACCAAATGGAGTAATCGATCGTTATATGACTTTCGATGATTATCTGGATGATCCGAAAATTAAAGAATTAAGACAAAAAATGTATACGGTATAA